In the Burkholderia glumae LMG 2196 = ATCC 33617 genome, one interval contains:
- the malQ gene encoding 4-alpha-glucanotransferase, giving the protein MSTGQHTSLAALARAAGLEPEWTDAADQPRRVGDDALAVLLDALGLPAATAADRDASLAALTAPAAPPPLVTAAAGQAVPWPAAAGRPGGGYALTLEDGTRRTGRLLADPGGRGALLPAIDAAGYHRVETDAASVTVAVAPARGWTIGDAAFVAGRQRPWGLAAQLYGLRRAGDFGIGDTTALAALAGGAARLGADALAISPTHATFPAQPERDSPYSPSSRRWHNLAYLDPDDVAGPQATAAVLADTGLADTAARLAAAPLVDWPLAVRTKLRVLRALFERWRAHPSPDADGFARFVADGGAALHAHACFDALQAQMLADRREADWRRWPEALRGGPEAPGVRAFATAHADDVAFFAFAQWLAARGLERAHRAARGAGMSIGTVADLAVGCAPDGSDAWAAPGSLLGAASIGAPPDLFNADGQAWGVTTWTPAALRASGFAPFIALLRAALTHAGGVRIDHILGFARLWIVRDGTSARDGAYLRYPLDDLLRLVALESSRHRAIAIGEDLGTVPGGLRERLAACGIAGMRVLWFERDADGAFRRPEQWDRDAVAMPSTHDLPTLAGWWRGVDLAWRRHVTALDAGREAGGKAARAPGEAAAPCAPARHEAFGASHSPADPPLTWPPAAPAPASPAAASTPGASAPLARDAETAAPAASPSSTHPVPSDMNSSSPAHAPAAAPAPLPPDLAERAAERAALWRALAEARVVPPSASPTPPEAPPVAAALAFVARSASALALVPLEDLLALPAQPNLPGPPVGHPNWRRRMPRETAGLLDDAAGATLAAIALARRTGPEAS; this is encoded by the coding sequence ATGAGCACCGGCCAGCACACCTCGCTCGCCGCGCTGGCCCGCGCCGCCGGGCTCGAACCCGAATGGACCGATGCGGCCGACCAGCCGCGGCGGGTCGGCGACGACGCGCTCGCGGTGCTGCTCGACGCGCTCGGCCTGCCCGCCGCCACGGCCGCCGATCGCGACGCGAGCCTGGCCGCGCTGACGGCGCCGGCCGCACCGCCGCCGCTCGTGACGGCCGCGGCGGGGCAGGCGGTGCCGTGGCCGGCCGCGGCCGGGCGACCCGGTGGCGGCTATGCGCTCACGCTGGAGGACGGCACCCGGCGCACCGGCCGGCTCCTGGCCGATCCGGGCGGCCGCGGCGCGCTGCTGCCCGCGATCGACGCGGCCGGCTACCACCGGGTGGAAACCGACGCAGCCAGCGTGACGGTGGCGGTGGCGCCCGCGCGCGGCTGGACCATCGGCGACGCGGCCTTCGTCGCCGGGCGCCAGCGGCCGTGGGGGCTCGCCGCGCAGCTCTACGGGCTGCGCCGCGCCGGCGACTTCGGCATCGGCGACACCACCGCGCTCGCGGCCCTGGCCGGCGGCGCCGCGCGGCTCGGCGCCGACGCGCTGGCGATCAGCCCGACCCATGCCACGTTCCCGGCCCAGCCCGAGCGCGACAGCCCGTATTCGCCGTCCTCGCGCCGCTGGCACAACCTCGCCTACCTCGATCCCGACGACGTGGCTGGCCCGCAGGCCACGGCCGCCGTGCTCGCCGACACCGGGCTGGCCGACACCGCCGCCCGGCTGGCCGCCGCGCCGCTGGTGGACTGGCCGCTCGCGGTCCGCACCAAGCTGCGCGTGCTGCGCGCGCTGTTCGAGCGCTGGCGGGCGCATCCGTCGCCCGATGCCGATGGGTTCGCGCGCTTCGTCGCCGACGGCGGCGCCGCGCTGCACGCCCATGCCTGCTTCGACGCGCTGCAAGCCCAGATGCTGGCCGACCGGCGCGAGGCCGACTGGCGGCGCTGGCCCGAGGCGCTGCGCGGCGGCCCCGAGGCGCCCGGGGTACGCGCGTTCGCCACCGCGCACGCCGACGACGTGGCGTTCTTCGCGTTCGCGCAGTGGCTCGCCGCGCGCGGACTCGAGCGTGCCCACCGGGCCGCGCGCGGCGCGGGCATGTCGATCGGCACCGTGGCCGATCTCGCCGTGGGCTGCGCGCCCGACGGCAGCGACGCGTGGGCCGCGCCCGGCTCGCTGCTGGGCGCGGCCTCGATCGGCGCGCCGCCCGATCTGTTCAACGCCGACGGGCAGGCCTGGGGCGTCACGACCTGGACCCCGGCCGCGCTGCGCGCGAGCGGCTTCGCGCCGTTCATCGCGCTGCTGCGCGCGGCCTTGACCCATGCCGGCGGCGTGCGCATCGATCACATCCTCGGCTTCGCGCGGCTCTGGATCGTGCGCGACGGCACCTCGGCGCGCGACGGCGCCTACCTGCGCTATCCGCTCGACGACCTGCTGCGGCTGGTCGCGCTCGAATCGTCGCGGCATCGCGCGATCGCGATCGGCGAGGATCTCGGCACCGTGCCCGGCGGGCTGCGCGAGCGGCTCGCGGCGTGCGGCATCGCCGGGATGCGCGTGCTGTGGTTCGAGCGCGACGCCGACGGCGCGTTTCGCCGGCCCGAGCAATGGGACCGCGACGCGGTGGCAATGCCGTCCACCCACGATCTGCCGACGCTGGCGGGCTGGTGGCGCGGCGTCGATCTGGCCTGGCGGCGGCACGTGACGGCGCTCGACGCCGGGCGTGAAGCCGGCGGCAAGGCGGCGCGCGCACCGGGAGAGGCCGCCGCGCCGTGCGCACCCGCGCGGCACGAGGCGTTCGGCGCGTCGCACTCGCCCGCCGACCCGCCCCTCACCTGGCCGCCGGCGGCCCCGGCCCCGGCCTCGCCCGCCGCCGCCAGCACGCCCGGCGCGTCCGCACCGCTCGCGCGCGATGCCGAAACGGCGGCCCCGGCCGCCTCCCCGTCTTCAACCCATCCGGTGCCCAGCGACATGAATTCATCCTCCCCTGCCCACGCGCCCGCCGCCGCGCCTGCCCCGCTGCCGCCCGACCTGGCCGAGCGCGCCGCCGAGCGCGCCGCGCTGTGGCGCGCGCTCGCCGAGGCGCGGGTGGTGCCGCCGTCGGCCTCGCCCACGCCGCCCGAGGCACCGCCGGTGGCCGCCGCGCTCGCGTTCGTCGCGCGCAGCGCCTCGGCGCTCGCGCTGGTGCCGCTCGAGGATCTGCTCGCGCTGCCCGCCCAGCCGAATCTGCCGGGGCCGCCGGTCGGCCATCCGAATTGGCGCCGCCGCATGCCGCGCGAGACGGCGGGCCTGCTCGACGACGCCGCCGGCGCGACGCTGGCCGCCATCGCGCTGGCGCGGCGCACCGGCCCGGAGGCGTCATGA
- the treZ gene encoding malto-oligosyltrehalose trehalohydrolase, with protein sequence MTQSLISAPGRHAYPTSFGATCIDLHRTHFRFWAPACEAVSVELEDGERRASVAMTAREGGWFDATVPFGPGTRYRYRLDGGEAVPDPASRFQPEGVHGPSQVVDPCAYRWRQDDWRGRPWHETVLYELHVGALGGYRGVTQRLGELAALGVTAIELMPLAECPGTRNWGYDGVLPFAPSSSYGRPEELKALVDAAHELGLQVFVDVVYNHFGPDGNWLARYAPSFFRAGKTTGWGPAIDFRRDEVGRFFIDNALYWLEEYRIDGLRIDAAHAIDDDHWLGELAALVRAYAGSERHVHLVLENERNSAHLLADVGFDAQWNDDFHNSAHVLLTGERDGYYRAYADKPLQHFARTLAEGFAYQGEPSPLHDGRPRGEPSAHLPPTAFVAFLQNHDQIGNRAFGERLRALVNDDALRAATALLLLAPQVPLLFMGEETGSTQPFQFFTDYEGELADAVREGRRREFAAFPAFANPERRDLIPDPNDPATFARSSPEAVEADRESDDARSWRAFYRGALAVRNGFLVPHLPGTRAEGVSLLDGGAGTGAAHDDPRHGNPGVAPDRSRLLPDDPAQPAEREAAATLAAAIERDQAGGGAPGHPASHHAPAGQAPRALIACWRLGNGARLAIALNLDDTPVALPDPPSGKIVFETPPRVRDALADGRLGPHACLAWLDAPAGTPAEGRGR encoded by the coding sequence ATGACCCAATCCCTGATTTCCGCTCCCGGCCGCCACGCGTATCCGACCTCGTTCGGCGCCACCTGCATCGATTTGCACCGCACCCACTTCCGCTTCTGGGCGCCTGCCTGCGAAGCGGTGAGCGTGGAGCTGGAGGACGGCGAACGCCGCGCCAGCGTGGCCATGACGGCGCGCGAGGGCGGCTGGTTCGACGCCACCGTGCCGTTCGGCCCCGGCACGCGCTACCGCTACCGGCTCGACGGCGGCGAGGCCGTGCCCGATCCCGCCTCGCGCTTCCAGCCGGAGGGCGTCCACGGCCCGAGCCAGGTGGTCGATCCCTGCGCCTATCGCTGGCGCCAGGACGACTGGCGCGGCCGGCCCTGGCACGAGACCGTGCTCTACGAGCTGCACGTGGGCGCGCTCGGCGGCTATCGCGGCGTGACGCAGCGGCTCGGCGAACTCGCCGCGCTGGGCGTGACCGCGATCGAGCTGATGCCGCTCGCCGAATGTCCCGGCACGCGCAACTGGGGCTACGACGGCGTGCTGCCGTTCGCGCCGTCGTCGTCCTACGGGCGGCCCGAGGAACTGAAGGCGCTGGTGGATGCCGCGCACGAGTTGGGGCTGCAGGTATTCGTCGACGTGGTCTACAACCACTTCGGCCCCGACGGCAACTGGCTCGCGCGCTACGCGCCGTCGTTCTTCCGCGCAGGCAAGACCACCGGCTGGGGGCCGGCGATCGACTTCCGTCGCGACGAGGTGGGCCGCTTCTTCATCGACAACGCGCTCTACTGGCTCGAGGAATACCGCATCGACGGGCTGCGCATCGACGCCGCGCACGCGATCGACGACGACCACTGGCTCGGCGAGCTGGCCGCGCTGGTGCGCGCCTATGCGGGCAGCGAGCGGCACGTCCATCTGGTGCTGGAAAACGAGCGCAACAGCGCGCACCTGCTGGCCGACGTCGGCTTCGACGCGCAGTGGAACGACGACTTCCACAACAGCGCCCACGTGCTGCTCACGGGCGAGCGCGACGGCTATTACCGGGCCTATGCGGACAAGCCGCTGCAGCACTTCGCGCGCACCCTGGCCGAAGGCTTCGCCTACCAGGGCGAGCCCTCGCCGCTGCACGACGGCCGCCCGCGCGGCGAGCCCAGCGCGCACCTGCCGCCCACCGCATTCGTCGCGTTCCTGCAGAACCACGACCAGATCGGCAACCGCGCGTTCGGCGAGCGGCTGCGCGCCCTCGTCAACGACGACGCGCTGCGCGCGGCCACCGCGCTGCTGCTGCTCGCGCCGCAGGTGCCGCTGCTGTTCATGGGCGAGGAAACCGGCTCGACGCAGCCGTTCCAGTTCTTCACCGATTACGAAGGCGAGCTGGCCGACGCGGTGCGCGAGGGGCGCCGCCGCGAGTTCGCCGCGTTTCCGGCATTCGCCAATCCCGAGCGCCGCGACCTGATTCCCGACCCGAACGATCCGGCCACCTTCGCGCGCTCCTCGCCCGAAGCCGTCGAGGCCGACCGCGAGAGCGACGACGCCCGCAGCTGGCGGGCGTTCTATCGCGGCGCGCTGGCGGTGCGCAACGGCTTCCTCGTGCCGCATCTGCCCGGCACGCGCGCCGAGGGCGTCAGCCTGCTCGACGGCGGCGCCGGCACCGGCGCGGCCCACGACGATCCGCGCCACGGCAACCCCGGCGTCGCCCCCGACCGCTCGCGCCTGCTGCCGGACGACCCCGCGCAGCCGGCCGAGCGCGAGGCGGCCGCGACGCTCGCCGCCGCGATCGAGCGCGACCAGGCGGGCGGCGGCGCTCCGGGCCACCCGGCCAGCCACCACGCACCCGCCGGCCAGGCGCCGCGCGCGCTGATCGCGTGCTGGCGGCTCGGCAACGGCGCGCGGCTCGCGATCGCGCTGAATCTCGACGACACGCCGGTCGCGCTGCCCGACCCGCCGTCCGGCAAGATCGTGTTCGAGACCCCGCCGCGCGTGCGCGACGCGCTCGCCGACGGGCGGCTCGGCCCCCACGCCTGCCTCGCCTGGCTCGACGCGCCGGCCGGCACGCCGGCCGAGGGGCGCGGACGATGA
- the glgX gene encoding glycogen debranching protein GlgX encodes MRAATADRLEPGKPYPLGASWNGLGINFAVFSAHATRLQLCLFDPTGRKEIARLDLPECTDEIWHGYLPGAHPGTVYAFRADGPYQPQYGHRFNSSKLLLDPYARKLIGQFRWSDALFGYRLHSNRADLSIDRRDSAPAMPKCVVVDESFDWHDDRRPAVPWQDTVIYETHVRGVSMRRDGLRTPERGTFAVLASPDFIDHLLRLGVTTVELLPVQAFLDSRELVNRGLRNYWGYDTLAYFAPQPSYLATRRLDEMRIAIRQLHAAGIEVLLDVVYNHTCEGNQLGPTLSWRGLDNASYYRLQPNDPRYHIDETGCGNTLNLSHPRVLQMVMDSLRYWCTAFNIDGFRFDLGVTLGREPHGYDRGSGFFDALCQDPVLATRKLISEPWDLGPGGYQLGNHPAGFGEWNDKFRDTVRRFWRGDAGMRPELAARLAGSADLFNHHRRKPWASVNFVTAHDGFTLADLVSYSSKRNEANGEENRDGRDDNCSANWGVEGPTDDADIREVRERVARSMLTTLYAALGTPMLLGGDEFGRSQQGNNNAYCQDTELAWFDWEAAASDAGRRLTGFVARLAALRREHPLLSGPGYPSGDREAAPGLREIDWFDERGEAIPVPAWQNRELRALMMRRVGPDRDGHTEVLLLMLNGSAQPLVFVPPAPRLAFRVLADSARPDLEPQPLPAEGIELAAHAAVIAAARLPAEQCTRPDHAGAGAAGEARPADEGDAPPDDADHAAQPQAAPAPQREPEPEPTAGPAPAHDEPTPVS; translated from the coding sequence ATGCGTGCTGCGACCGCCGACCGGCTCGAGCCGGGCAAGCCGTATCCGCTCGGAGCGAGCTGGAACGGCCTCGGCATTAATTTCGCGGTGTTTTCCGCGCACGCCACGCGCCTTCAGCTGTGCCTGTTCGACCCCACCGGGCGCAAGGAGATCGCCCGGCTCGACCTGCCGGAATGCACCGACGAAATCTGGCACGGCTACCTGCCGGGCGCGCATCCCGGCACCGTCTACGCGTTTCGCGCCGACGGCCCGTACCAGCCGCAGTATGGCCACCGCTTCAATTCCTCGAAGCTGCTGCTCGACCCCTACGCGCGCAAGCTGATCGGCCAGTTCCGCTGGTCCGACGCGCTGTTCGGCTACCGGCTCCACTCGAACCGCGCCGACCTGTCGATCGACCGCCGAGATTCGGCGCCGGCCATGCCCAAGTGCGTGGTGGTGGACGAGTCGTTCGACTGGCACGACGACCGCCGCCCCGCGGTGCCGTGGCAGGACACGGTGATCTACGAGACCCACGTGCGCGGCGTCTCGATGCGCCGCGACGGGCTGCGCACGCCGGAGCGCGGCACCTTCGCGGTGCTCGCCTCGCCCGATTTCATCGACCATCTGCTCAGGCTCGGCGTGACCACCGTCGAGCTGCTGCCGGTGCAGGCGTTCCTCGACAGCCGCGAGCTCGTCAACCGCGGGCTGCGCAACTACTGGGGCTACGACACGCTCGCGTATTTCGCGCCGCAGCCGTCGTATCTCGCCACGCGCCGGCTCGACGAGATGCGCATCGCGATCCGCCAGCTGCATGCGGCCGGCATCGAGGTGCTGCTCGACGTGGTCTACAACCACACCTGCGAAGGCAACCAGCTCGGCCCGACGCTGTCGTGGCGCGGCCTCGACAACGCCAGCTACTACCGGCTGCAGCCGAACGACCCGCGCTACCACATCGACGAGACCGGCTGCGGCAACACGCTGAACCTGTCGCATCCGCGCGTGCTGCAGATGGTGATGGACTCGCTGCGCTACTGGTGTACCGCCTTCAACATCGACGGCTTCCGCTTCGACCTCGGCGTCACGCTCGGCCGCGAGCCGCACGGCTATGACCGCGGCTCGGGCTTCTTCGACGCGCTGTGCCAGGACCCGGTGCTGGCCACCCGCAAGCTGATCTCCGAGCCGTGGGACCTCGGCCCCGGCGGCTACCAGCTCGGCAACCATCCGGCCGGCTTCGGCGAATGGAACGACAAGTTCCGCGACACGGTGCGCCGCTTCTGGCGCGGCGACGCCGGCATGCGGCCCGAGCTGGCCGCGCGGCTGGCCGGCTCGGCCGACCTGTTCAACCACCACCGGCGCAAGCCGTGGGCCTCGGTGAACTTCGTCACGGCCCACGACGGCTTCACGCTGGCCGACCTCGTCTCGTACTCGTCCAAGCGCAACGAGGCCAACGGCGAGGAGAACCGCGACGGCCGCGACGACAACTGCAGCGCGAACTGGGGCGTGGAAGGCCCGACCGACGACGCCGACATCCGCGAGGTGCGCGAGCGCGTGGCGCGCTCGATGCTGACCACGCTCTACGCCGCGCTCGGCACCCCGATGCTGCTCGGCGGCGACGAGTTCGGCCGCAGCCAGCAGGGCAACAACAATGCCTATTGCCAGGACACCGAGCTCGCGTGGTTCGACTGGGAGGCCGCCGCCAGCGACGCCGGGCGCCGGCTCACCGGCTTCGTCGCGCGGCTCGCCGCGCTGCGCCGCGAGCACCCGCTGCTGTCGGGGCCGGGCTATCCGTCGGGCGACCGCGAGGCCGCGCCGGGGCTGCGCGAGATCGACTGGTTCGACGAGCGCGGCGAGGCGATCCCGGTGCCCGCCTGGCAGAACCGCGAGCTGCGCGCGCTGATGATGCGCCGCGTCGGGCCCGATCGCGACGGCCACACCGAGGTGCTGCTGCTGATGCTCAACGGCTCGGCGCAGCCGCTGGTATTCGTGCCGCCCGCGCCGCGTCTGGCGTTCCGCGTGCTGGCCGACAGCGCGCGGCCCGACCTGGAGCCGCAGCCGCTGCCGGCCGAAGGCATCGAGCTGGCCGCTCACGCGGCCGTGATCGCGGCCGCAAGGCTGCCCGCCGAGCAGTGCACGCGCCCCGACCACGCGGGTGCGGGCGCCGCCGGCGAGGCGCGCCCCGCGGACGAGGGCGACGCCCCCCCGGACGACGCCGACCACGCGGCGCAGCCGCAGGCGGCGCCCGCTCCGCAACGGGAGCCCGAACCCGAGCCGACCGCCGGCCCCGCGCCGGCCCATGACGAACCCACGCCGGTGTCCTGA
- the glgB gene encoding 1,4-alpha-glucan branching protein GlgB, whose translation MSDTLFAPDDIAALLDARHPDPFACLGRHRVGDRTVVRALFPGAHAVQVVARDGGRVLGELERVAPAGCFAGEIEADQPYRLAIDWITATQEIEDIYAFGPLLDDAALARFAGGDPFAVLECLGARTAEIDGVAGVIFAVWAPAAARVSVVGDFNAWDGRRNPMRLRRPWGVWELFIPAVHAGARYKYELRAHDGRVLPLKADPCARATEAPPLTASVVADTAARERYAWQDGAWLARRAGADAAQAPMSVYEVHPESWQRLGDPPRTPSWDELAERLIPYAAGMGFTHVELMPVAEYPFGGSWGYQPLSPFAPSARFGPTEGFARFVDRAHAAGLGVIVDWVPAHFPTDQHGLAQFDGTALYEHADPREGFHPDWNTLVFNVGRHEVSAFLIASALAWVRDHHVDGLRVDAVASMLYRDYSRASGEWIPNRYGGRENLESIAFLRALNDTLHGAGAPPGVLTIAEESTAWPGVTAPVADGGLGFDFKWNMGWMHDTLSYLREDPVHRRYHHDRLTFGLVYAFSERFVLPLSHDEVVHGKGSLLAKVPGDPWQRFATLRAYYAFMWAHPGKKLLFMGGEFAQPGEFAHDAQPPWELLDAPEHRGVQRLVRDLNRQLAAEPALHRLDCRPEGFGWLIGDDAANSVYAFVRRDGEGRLLVAVCNFTPVPRDGYRLGLPAAGRWTELLNTDSAAYGGSNLGNDGAVFAQEAPLHGQRWSATLRLPPLATLWLRPA comes from the coding sequence ATGAGCGACACGCTGTTCGCCCCGGACGACATCGCCGCCCTGCTCGACGCGCGGCACCCGGACCCGTTCGCGTGCCTGGGCCGGCATCGCGTCGGCGACCGCACCGTGGTGCGCGCGCTGTTTCCCGGCGCGCACGCCGTGCAGGTGGTGGCGCGCGACGGCGGCCGCGTGCTCGGCGAACTCGAACGCGTGGCGCCGGCCGGCTGCTTCGCCGGCGAGATCGAGGCCGACCAGCCGTACCGGCTCGCGATCGACTGGATAACGGCCACCCAGGAGATCGAGGACATCTATGCGTTCGGGCCGCTGCTCGACGACGCGGCGCTCGCGCGCTTCGCCGGCGGCGACCCGTTCGCCGTGCTCGAGTGCCTCGGCGCGCGCACCGCCGAGATCGACGGCGTGGCCGGCGTGATCTTCGCGGTCTGGGCGCCGGCCGCCGCACGCGTGTCGGTGGTGGGCGACTTCAACGCCTGGGACGGGCGCCGCAACCCGATGCGGCTGCGCCGGCCGTGGGGCGTCTGGGAACTGTTCATCCCGGCCGTGCATGCGGGCGCGCGCTACAAGTACGAGCTGCGCGCGCACGACGGCCGCGTGCTGCCGCTGAAGGCCGACCCCTGCGCGCGCGCCACCGAGGCGCCGCCGCTGACCGCCTCGGTGGTGGCCGATACCGCCGCGCGCGAGCGCTACGCGTGGCAGGACGGCGCCTGGCTCGCGCGCCGCGCCGGGGCCGACGCGGCGCAGGCGCCGATGTCGGTCTACGAGGTGCATCCGGAATCATGGCAGCGGCTCGGCGACCCGCCGCGCACGCCGAGCTGGGACGAGCTGGCCGAGCGGCTGATCCCCTACGCGGCGGGCATGGGCTTCACGCACGTCGAGCTGATGCCGGTGGCCGAGTATCCGTTCGGCGGCTCGTGGGGCTACCAGCCGCTCTCGCCGTTCGCGCCGTCGGCGCGCTTCGGGCCGACCGAGGGCTTCGCGCGCTTCGTCGATCGCGCGCACGCGGCCGGGCTCGGCGTGATCGTCGACTGGGTGCCGGCGCACTTCCCGACCGACCAGCACGGCCTCGCGCAGTTCGACGGCACCGCCCTCTACGAGCATGCCGATCCGCGCGAGGGCTTCCATCCCGACTGGAACACGCTGGTGTTCAACGTCGGCCGCCACGAGGTCAGCGCGTTCCTGATCGCCTCGGCGCTGGCCTGGGTGCGCGACCATCACGTGGACGGCCTGCGCGTGGACGCGGTGGCCTCGATGCTCTATCGCGACTATTCGCGCGCCTCGGGCGAGTGGATTCCGAACCGCTACGGCGGGCGCGAGAACCTCGAATCGATCGCGTTCCTGCGCGCGCTCAACGACACGCTGCACGGCGCCGGCGCGCCGCCCGGGGTGCTGACCATCGCCGAGGAATCGACCGCCTGGCCCGGCGTGACGGCGCCCGTCGCCGACGGCGGCCTGGGCTTCGACTTCAAGTGGAACATGGGCTGGATGCACGACACGCTGTCCTATCTGCGCGAGGACCCGGTGCATCGCCGCTACCACCACGACCGCCTGACGTTCGGCCTGGTCTACGCGTTCTCGGAGCGCTTCGTGCTGCCGCTCTCGCACGACGAGGTGGTGCACGGCAAGGGCTCGCTGCTCGCGAAGGTGCCCGGCGATCCGTGGCAGCGCTTCGCGACGCTGCGCGCCTACTATGCGTTCATGTGGGCGCATCCGGGCAAGAAGCTGCTGTTCATGGGCGGCGAGTTCGCCCAGCCCGGCGAGTTCGCGCACGACGCGCAGCCGCCCTGGGAGCTGCTCGACGCGCCCGAGCATCGCGGCGTGCAGCGCCTCGTGCGCGACCTGAACCGGCAACTGGCCGCCGAGCCCGCGCTGCACCGGCTCGACTGCCGCCCCGAGGGCTTCGGCTGGCTGATCGGCGACGACGCCGCCAACAGCGTCTATGCGTTCGTGCGCCGCGACGGCGAGGGCCGCCTGCTGGTGGCCGTCTGCAACTTCACGCCGGTGCCGCGCGACGGCTATCGCCTCGGGCTGCCCGCGGCCGGCCGCTGGACCGAGCTGCTCAACACCGACAGCGCGGCCTACGGCGGCAGCAACCTCGGCAACGACGGCGCCGTGTTCGCGCAGGAGGCGCCGCTGCACGGCCAGCGCTGGTCGGCCACGCTGCGCCTGCCGCCGCTCGCCACGCTCTGGCTGCGCCCGGCCTGA